From one Henriciella marina DSM 19595 genomic stretch:
- a CDS encoding class I SAM-dependent methyltransferase — MMVGESTTALFDADNYIAINEARWTIADRALKALRASGMTLETAYDFGAGPGWFAKRLKQSNLDVLALEGREDVAEAGRQRAPGCEFGVLDFDNCATSEALPPRDFSLSFGILYHLENPLRALRMMGAMTGKVMLLETMVVPDADFIARVARENPNETQGIQPLAMILSRAALARGMWAAGFGHVYRCTLPIDHDDFRDLETRHPRRGLWLLSREAVSIEGFAPIEIEEPRRADYWRK, encoded by the coding sequence ATGATGGTAGGCGAAAGTACAACGGCGCTGTTCGACGCCGACAATTACATTGCCATTAACGAGGCCCGGTGGACGATTGCTGACCGGGCGCTGAAAGCGCTGCGCGCTTCGGGGATGACGCTTGAAACCGCGTATGATTTCGGCGCCGGTCCAGGCTGGTTCGCAAAACGCCTCAAGCAGTCGAACCTTGATGTCCTCGCGCTCGAAGGGCGGGAAGATGTGGCCGAGGCAGGCCGGCAACGTGCGCCGGGATGTGAGTTCGGCGTGCTGGATTTTGATAATTGCGCGACGAGCGAGGCGCTGCCGCCGCGCGATTTTTCTCTTTCTTTTGGCATTCTCTACCACTTGGAAAATCCCCTGCGCGCCCTTCGCATGATGGGCGCGATGACCGGTAAGGTGATGCTTCTGGAAACCATGGTCGTTCCAGACGCCGACTTTATCGCCCGGGTGGCGCGCGAAAATCCGAATGAGACCCAGGGCATTCAGCCGCTGGCCATGATCCTCAGCCGTGCAGCGCTGGCGCGCGGCATGTGGGCGGCCGGTTTCGGTCATGTCTATAGGTGTACGCTGCCGATCGATCATGACGATTTTCGCGACCTCGAGACCCGCCATCCGCGCCGGGGTCTCTGGCTGCTGAGCCGCGAAGCCGTCAGCATTGAAGGCTTCGCCCCCATCGAAATCGAGGAGCCGCGCCGTGCCGACTACTGGCGAAAATAG
- a CDS encoding ABC transporter ATP-binding protein: MADTLPQSAPEAVTVESDRALVMDVQNISKRYRMTSPVSRTDKDGNTYKDNYFHALKDVSFKVFAGDRLGVMGHNGAGKSTLLKILSRVVNPSDGEAFIHGRATSLLEVGTGFNPKMTGKQNIYLNAALHGLKRKEIDLRMEEIIAFSELGRFIDEPVETYSTGMRARLGFSVAAHLDPDILMLDEVLSVGDAAFQKKCLVRMDEITGHDRTLLFVSHSTGAIRRFCDRCIWLDHGEVIMDDDVMTVTEAYEAQMMNVAATYQAPQKAEKTEDKAGHSKADKKKVPAGVLAATDDDDGPGAELVSAKVLDEVGQVARSVKIDHPSAIEIVYDVLKPDMRIEPALHVKNEIGDLMFVVAFTDDDFPGAINTPGRYRSVAKIPPNLLNEGLHYVTVVMVTADPLTRHQSVDNAVSFSVYEAQGDDLKRARGRYSRNFPGGLRPRMDWSTERE, encoded by the coding sequence ATGGCTGATACCTTGCCCCAATCTGCGCCGGAAGCGGTGACGGTGGAAAGCGACCGGGCGCTTGTGATGGATGTCCAGAACATCTCCAAGCGCTACCGGATGACGTCGCCCGTTTCGCGCACCGACAAGGACGGCAACACCTATAAGGATAACTATTTTCACGCGCTGAAGGATGTGAGCTTCAAGGTCTTCGCGGGCGACCGGCTCGGCGTCATGGGGCACAACGGCGCCGGCAAATCGACCCTGCTGAAGATCCTGTCGCGCGTCGTGAACCCAAGCGACGGAGAGGCCTTTATCCATGGTCGCGCGACGTCCCTGCTTGAAGTCGGTACCGGCTTCAATCCGAAGATGACGGGCAAGCAGAACATCTATCTCAATGCGGCGCTCCATGGCCTCAAGCGCAAGGAAATCGATCTCCGCATGGAGGAGATTATCGCTTTCTCGGAGCTTGGACGTTTCATCGATGAGCCGGTAGAAACCTATTCGACGGGCATGCGCGCGCGCCTTGGCTTTTCGGTGGCCGCCCATCTCGACCCTGACATCCTGATGCTGGACGAAGTTCTGTCTGTCGGTGACGCGGCCTTCCAGAAAAAATGCCTGGTGCGCATGGACGAAATTACCGGCCACGACCGCACGCTGCTCTTTGTCTCGCACTCAACCGGCGCGATCCGCCGCTTCTGCGATCGCTGCATCTGGCTCGATCATGGCGAGGTCATCATGGATGATGACGTCATGACCGTAACAGAGGCCTATGAAGCACAGATGATGAATGTCGCGGCGACCTATCAGGCGCCGCAGAAGGCCGAGAAGACCGAAGACAAGGCCGGTCATTCGAAGGCGGACAAGAAGAAGGTCCCAGCTGGCGTGCTTGCAGCAACAGATGACGATGACGGCCCTGGCGCCGAACTCGTCTCGGCAAAGGTGCTTGATGAGGTCGGGCAGGTGGCGCGATCGGTCAAGATCGACCATCCGAGCGCAATCGAGATCGTCTATGATGTGCTGAAACCCGATATGCGGATCGAACCTGCGCTACACGTCAAGAACGAGATCGGCGACCTCATGTTTGTTGTCGCCTTCACCGATGACGATTTTCCGGGCGCCATCAACACGCCTGGCCGCTATCGCAGTGTCGCCAAGATCCCGCCGAACCTTCTGAATGAAGGCCTGCATTATGTAACGGTCGTGATGGTGACAGCTGACCCTCTCACCCGTCATCAGTCAGTCGATAATGCCGTGTCCTTCTCGGTCTATGAAGCGCAGGGCGATGATCTGAAACGGGCGCGCGGCCGGTATTCGCGAAACTTCCCGGGCGGCCTGCGGCCGCGGATGGACTGGTCGACGGAGCGCGAATGA